The following is a genomic window from Pirellulales bacterium.
CCTCTGGCCGGAGCGGATGCCGTTGACCAGGGCCTCGATGGCCTGGGGCTGGTCGCCGGCGGGCTGAAAGGGACTTTCGAGTTGGAACTGCACTCAATTGCTCCGCGGGGTGTTGTGTTGTGCCAGGACAGGGTGGGACCAGCGAGCCGGCTAACCTCCCAGCGAGGCACGGAATCGCTCGAACTCGTCGCGCTGGCGGTGCAGTTCGGCGGCCAATTCGGCTACTTCGCGCCGCAGCGCGCCGAGCTCCGCACGCAACTCCGAAAGTTCCGTGGAGCCGATGCCGCCGGTGTGCGGCGACTGCCGGATTTCGGCTCCCGGCGTTGCGGCCTGCGACGCGGCCCCCTCGCCTTGTTCGTGCGGTGCGGGAACCGCCAGCACTTCCCGCCGAACTTTTTCCATCTCCTGCGGCTGGTAAAGCGCGTGCGACACGACCTGGCCGCGCCCTTCCGGGCTGAGGGCGATCACCAGTCCCTTGGCCTTCAAAGAATCCAGGAGCGGCTTCAAAGCCGCCAAATCGGCGATCGGCTCCATTCGGGCGGCGCGGCCCCGCAGTTCGCCGACGGTCTGGGCGCCCCGCAAGAGCAGCTCGGTCATCACCGCCAGCTCGACCTTATCGACGCCCAGCCAATCGTAGAGATAGTGCCGGTACTTCAGCACCCGCCCCCCGCCTTGCACCTCGGCCACGGCTCCCACGGCCCGCAGCCGCTCCAGCGAGGCCTCGACGTCGCCGGGCTGCAAGTTCGTCAACGGGTGGCGATTGTTCTTCTGATTGGCCCCCGTGCAGATGGCGTTGACCGACATGGGATAGACGTCGGGCGTGGTCTTGGCCTTTTCGGCCAACACGCCCAGCACCCGGCGATCGATGGCCGCCAGCGGCTGCCACCGCGGCGCGGGCTTGTTTGTCAATGGTTGTTCGACGACCGACATGCGTGTTAGCGAGGCTTCGGGGGTCGTGGTGTCTTCGATACTCGGTTTTCAAATTGCTCGTTCTAGGCTACCATACTCAAGAGAGGTAACAATGACGAAATTACTTGAGAGAGCCTTCGCTGAGGCCGCCAAGCTGTCTCCCTCGGAGCAGGACTTGCTGGCGGGCCGTCTGCTTGCGGAACTCGCCGCCGAAGACGATTTCGATCGGGCCATTGCTGGCTCTGCTGATCGGCTGGCGGGGATGGCCGCCGATGCTCTCAACGACGAGTTGCAAGACCTCGACCCCGACAAGCTGTGAAATCAAGTACAACTCGGCAATTCCGCGAGTTGTTCGCGGTCTTGCCCGCTCACGTGCAACGGCAGTCGCGCGACGCGTACCGACTGTTTCGGCAAGACCCTTCGCATCCAAGTCTTCGCTTCAAGAAGGTGTATGCGGATCCGGTGATCTATTCGGCTCGGGTTGGCATCGGCTATCGAGCCCTGGCAACCGTTAGCGGTGACGTCGCGACCTGGTTCTGGATCGGCTCACATGCGGATTACGACAAGTTGCTTGGGCGACTATAGGCTTCGCGATGCTCGGCCGGACGTCACCAGCCGACTCGACTAGATTATCCCACCGCCAGCGCCGTATACGTCGTGAGTCCCGCGATCAGCAAGAAGAACGCCCCGGCCGAAAACAGGGCGATGCGCACAAACCAGCCTGGTTGCAACTCGCGCGGCAAGAGCGTCAGGTTCACCGCCAAGGCATGCCAACAGCTAAAGCCCAAGGCGTAGTTGAAGATGTTGGTCGCGACCTTGAGCAGCAACCCGCCCGGCACGAAGAGCAACATCAGCAAGCTGAAAACCGAGTAACAGCAGAGCACCGTAAAATAGAGCTTGCCGATGTGCCGCGGATCGACCCGCCGCAACCGGGCGCTCGATGTCCAAAAGACGTCGAGCCAGCGACGAATCACCCCGTCGGCCGTGCTGGAAACCGTCGGCGAAAGCACCAAAAACCCGCAGAAGAGCGTCATCAGCGTGAAGGCGTGACCGAGCGACGGTCCCCAGGCGGTCCCCACGTGCTCGCCGACGCTGTTGGCCGTCATGCCGGCGGCCGTCCAGGTGTCGGCCTCGGTTCCACGCCGCAGAAACTGCACCGAGAGCATGCTCGGCAACCCAAGCCCGATAAAGCAGGCCGGCAGCCAGACCGCGAGTTGATCGCGCATCACGTGGCGATACCAGCGTTTCCAACGCCGCAGCGTTTCGGCATTCACCGCAAACACACAGCCCACGTGCGAAAGCTGCAGGTGGTGCCCGCCCACGACACTGGGAATGGCGCCCACATGATGGCCCATGCCCCAGCCTTGATCGCGGGTGTAGTTGCTCAGCGGCGTGTTCGAGAGGCCACCTTGGCCCGAAATCGCCACCATCGCGCACAGCAGGCTGACCATGCTCAGGTTGATCAGCGGAAAGCCGCGGCCCTGCCAGAGCGAGAGGAAAAGGTTGTCGATATTGTCGCCGTCGCAGATTCCGTCGCCATCGACGTCGCGAAACTTGTCGGGCTTGCCGTCGCCGTCGATGTCGGCATAGGCGTCCGGTTTGCCGTCGTGGTCGGTATCGATGGTCGGCTCGAGCCGCTTCTCCGCCACGTCGAGATGGCCGTCGCCGTCCCAGTCTTCGCCCGCATCGAGCACACCGTTGCCGTTGCGGTCTTCGCCGCGGATGACCGGCACGTTCCCGAACTTCACGAAGCCGCTGAAAATCTCCGCCCACGTGCTCCGCTGCGAAAAACAGAAAGCCAACAGCAGCAGAAAGCCAAAGACCGTGACGATCTTGAACGACATCACCGCCTTGAGCGAGTTATAAATCTTGCCGCCGAATATCAGCGGCAGCATGCAGAGCAGGAAAATGACGCAGCCCAGGATGTTGAGCATGGTCGTATCGGTGAGCCCCAAGCCGAACACGTGAGCGATCGCTGCCGTCGATTTCGGGTCGGGCATGCGTCCCGCCGCCAGCGCAAACACCGGCGTGGCCGCGCTGGCCGAGAGATACGGAAAAATGGCCCCGATATCCAGCAGCAAATACACCGCCAGCCACCACCGTGGGCCGGGCAGCGTGCGGAACTTGCCCGTGAAAATCGGCTCGCCGCAATAGAGCGCGTAGCGGCTGATTTCGAGATTGTAAAACACCTGGAACACGATGCTCAGCGTGGCCAGCCACAGCAGCGCTCCGCCGAAGCGGGCGGTGACGAGCGGGCCGGTGAGCCATTCGCCCCCGCCGATGGCCGCCCCGCCCATGAGCAGTCCCGGCCCGATCATGGCGAACCAGTTCCGCCAGGTGAACCGCGGCGCATCGACCAGTTCGCCCGTCGTCCAGCGCGGCATGTTGGAGGAACCGGGGTGCGGGGCGACAAAGGCCGCTTGGGTCAGCAGGTCGGGCGGTTCGGTTTGCGTGGCGGTGGCGGGCAGAGAAGCGATTTCCATGCAGGTTCCCGACGGGGTGGGCAAAAGGGTGTCGGCGGGCAGGACGATGCGGACCTTTTGATAATGCCAACAATCGGCCGGATCCGCAAGGAGTTTTTCACCGCGGCCGCAGCTCGGCGTGCCGGTAACAGACGACAAGATGATCGTTCACCATGCCCACGGCCTGCATGAAGGCATAGCAGATCGTGCTGCCGACGAAGCGAAAGCCGCGCCGCTTCAGGTCTTTGCTCATGGCGTCGGATTCCGTCGTTCGTGCGGGAACTCCCTTGAGCGAGGGCCAGGCGTTCTGCTTGGGTTGCCCGTCGACGAAGCCCCAAATATAGCTCTCGAATGTGCCAAATTCCGCCTGCACGGCCAAGAACGCCTTGGCGTTGTCGATCGCCGATGCGATCTTGAGCCGGTTGCGAACGATTCCCTCGTTCGCCAGCAGGCCCGCTTGCTTCTTCCCGCTGTATTTGGCGACCACGGCCGGGTCAAACCGATCGAAGGCTTGCCGGTAGTTTTCGCGTTTCTTGAGGATCGTGGCCCAACTCAGCCCCGCCTGCGCTCCTTCGAGAATCAGGAACTCGAACAGCAGCCGATCGTCGTGGACCGGCACGCCCCATTCGAGATCGTGGTATGCGACGTATTGGTCGCCCTTCGCCCACGCGCACCGCACCAGTTCGGTTGTCGTTCGTTTTGGCGCCATCGCTTTTCGCACTCGTCTCGCGTCGCAAACCGACATCATGCGGCGACAAGGCGGCTTCGGTCAACCAGAATCGACTACCATGCGCTGTCGCCCGATGCCCGAAGCGTGGTAGAATATTGATGGGTCCGGATGAAGCATCTCAATTTAATTGAACACGCGGACCCGGATTACGAACACGGCTTGAGATCGTCCGATGGCAACTGCTCCCCCTAAAACTGGTTCCGCCAGGACGCTCGCCGATGTGCTGGCACCTGTGGTCGGCGTGCCGCTCGGCCGCATCCGCGTCCATCCAGCGCCGGGCCGTGCCACCGTGCAAGACGTGATCGACATTCAAGACCGAGAGGGAGTGCTTTGCGAGCTGGTGGCGGGGGTGTTGGTGGAGAAGCACGTGGGATATTCAGAGTCGCTGCTGGCGAGCGTGATTATCGAGTTGCTCAACGCGTTTGTACGCTCGCGAAATCTTGGCCACGTGACGGGCGAAGCCGGAACGATGCAGTTGATGCCCGACCTCGTTCGGATTCCGGACGTGGC
Proteins encoded in this region:
- a CDS encoding DUF480 domain-containing protein, whose translation is MSVVEQPLTNKPAPRWQPLAAIDRRVLGVLAEKAKTTPDVYPMSVNAICTGANQKNNRHPLTNLQPGDVEASLERLRAVGAVAEVQGGGRVLKYRHYLYDWLGVDKVELAVMTELLLRGAQTVGELRGRAARMEPIADLAALKPLLDSLKAKGLVIALSPEGRGQVVSHALYQPQEMEKVRREVLAVPAPHEQGEGAASQAATPGAEIRQSPHTGGIGSTELSELRAELGALRREVAELAAELHRQRDEFERFRASLGG
- a CDS encoding Nramp family divalent metal transporter, encoding MSSVTGTPSCGRGEKLLADPADCWHYQKVRIVLPADTLLPTPSGTCMEIASLPATATQTEPPDLLTQAAFVAPHPGSSNMPRWTTGELVDAPRFTWRNWFAMIGPGLLMGGAAIGGGEWLTGPLVTARFGGALLWLATLSIVFQVFYNLEISRYALYCGEPIFTGKFRTLPGPRWWLAVYLLLDIGAIFPYLSASAATPVFALAAGRMPDPKSTAAIAHVFGLGLTDTTMLNILGCVIFLLCMLPLIFGGKIYNSLKAVMSFKIVTVFGFLLLLAFCFSQRSTWAEIFSGFVKFGNVPVIRGEDRNGNGVLDAGEDWDGDGHLDVAEKRLEPTIDTDHDGKPDAYADIDGDGKPDKFRDVDGDGICDGDNIDNLFLSLWQGRGFPLINLSMVSLLCAMVAISGQGGLSNTPLSNYTRDQGWGMGHHVGAIPSVVGGHHLQLSHVGCVFAVNAETLRRWKRWYRHVMRDQLAVWLPACFIGLGLPSMLSVQFLRRGTEADTWTAAGMTANSVGEHVGTAWGPSLGHAFTLMTLFCGFLVLSPTVSSTADGVIRRWLDVFWTSSARLRRVDPRHIGKLYFTVLCCYSVFSLLMLLFVPGGLLLKVATNIFNYALGFSCWHALAVNLTLLPRELQPGWFVRIALFSAGAFFLLIAGLTTYTALAVG
- a CDS encoding DNA-3-methyladenine glycosylase I — its product is MAPKRTTTELVRCAWAKGDQYVAYHDLEWGVPVHDDRLLFEFLILEGAQAGLSWATILKKRENYRQAFDRFDPAVVAKYSGKKQAGLLANEGIVRNRLKIASAIDNAKAFLAVQAEFGTFESYIWGFVDGQPKQNAWPSLKGVPARTTESDAMSKDLKRRGFRFVGSTICYAFMQAVGMVNDHLVVCYRHAELRPR
- a CDS encoding Uma2 family endonuclease, coding for MATAPPKTGSARTLADVLAPVVGVPLGRIRVHPAPGRATVQDVIDIQDREGVLCELVAGVLVEKHVGYSESLLASVIIELLNAFVRSRNLGHVTGEAGTMQLMPDLVRIPDVAYTSWERLPGGRRPTERVPRLAPNIVVEILSEGNTPAEMAEKRRLYFEAGVDLVWEINLLRRSATAYRSPADFETLEKDGRLEGGTVLPGFTLPLAEVFAELDRRA